The Actinomycetes bacterium genomic interval GGCGATCATCGCGAATGATGAAGATCGTGACTGGTGCATGGCTCGCGGCAGGGAGGCATCTGCCTTCGTCTTGGGGCGGTACAGCTCCGAGCATGAGCGGGACAGCGTTCTGACCGCCTACCGTGACCTGCTGGGTCGCGGATGACTGCCGGTACATGTGGCGTTCCGCGGCCTGAGGAACTCGGACCCGCTCGGGTGAGGCCGAGCTGGCTGGCCGGAGGATGGACGTCCGGCGGGGTTCACCGCACTATGCGATGCATGACACGCAGGGCGCGACGATGAGCGGCGCACGGCGCAGCCGGCCCCGGCCCCTGCGAGGCGACTCACCGAAGCCGACCGTCAGCATTGTCGTCCCCTGCTACAACTACGGAAGGTTCCTTCCCAGCTGCGTTGAGAGCTGCGTCGGCCAGACTGACGTGGACGTGGACGTCATCGTTGTCGATGACGCTTCGACGGATGGCTCAGACAGCGTCGCCGCGGCGCTGGCCGCACACGACGACCGCGTTCAGGTCGTTCAACATGAACGGAACCTCGGTCACATCGCCACCTACAACGACGGGTTAGAACGGGTCACCGGCGATTACCTTGTGCTGCTTTCGGCGGACGACCTTCTGGTTCCCGGAGCGCTGAGCCGGGCGGTCTCGTTGATGGAGACGTGGCCAACAGTCGGTCTGGTGTACGGCCACCCGCTCCTGTTCGAGGATCGGCTGCCGGTGCCCCGTACGGTCGCCCGAAGCTGGACGATCTGGCCGGGGGCCGAGTGGATCGCCAAGCAGAGCCGACGAGCCACGAGCATTATCTACTCACCTGAGGCCGTGGTGCGGGCCGATGTTCAACGAGAGGTGGGCGGATACCGGTCCGACTTGCCCCATACCGGCGATATGGAGATGTGGCTCCGCGTTGCCGCCGTCGCCGACATCGGTCGCGTCAACGGGGCGGACCAAGCCTTTCGACGGGAACACCCTGCCAGCATGATGGCGACCACATTCGCGGGGGAGTTGGTCGATCTCGAGGAACGTAGGAGAGCGTTCGACGAGTTCTTCAACGGGCCGGGCCATGACATACCCGGGGGGGGACAGGCTCGGGCTGTCGCCTATCAGGCGCTGGCACGCCAGGCACTCGAGCTTGCCTGCGTGCTGAACGGGAAGGGAGCCTCACACAACGTCGCCGAACTGGTCGCGTTTGCGCGTGACGTGTTTCCTGGCCTCGAGCGGTTGCGGGTGTGGCGCGAACTTGAGTGGCGTCGAAGGGTGGCCTCGGACGGAGAAGCGTTCGCTGCGTTGAGACGCGGCGTCTACGACGTGAAGCGTGACGTTGAGGGTCGTGTGCGGTGGCGTCGGTGGTACTGGAGTGGGGTGTGATCGTCGGATGGCACGTGAGTCGGAACGGATAGGGCTGCTTTACCCGGATCGTGACCCCATCTCCGCTGCGAACTGGTCGGGCACTCCGCGCGGGCTGTACTCGGGGCTGACCGCCCACGGGTTCGAGGTGGTGCCGATCGGGTGCGACGTCGGCCTGCCGGTTCGCCCAGTGGCTGCGCTGCTGAGTCGGTCGGGAGGACGCCGCGGTGTCGAGGCACATCGCGCGCCCGCCTACGTGCTGGCACGCAGCCGCGCCCTCGCTCGAGAGTTCAGCAAGGCGCAACCCTTGCGCGCACTCCTTGCCATGGATACCGACTCGTATGACCTGCGCCGGGTCCTCGGGCGAAGCTTGGTACCCACCGCGACCTACGACGATGGGACGTTCGCCCTGTTCTCCCGGCATGCAGACTCGGAGGTAAGGCGTTTCGGTTTCCGGCTCTCCGAGGTGCATGCATGGGCAGCACGACAATCGGTCGCGTGCCGTCGCGCGGATGTCTGCTGCGTGAGTACCACCTGGGCCGCGCAGTCGGTCATCGACGACTATGGACTACCTCCGTCGCGGGTACGCGTCGTCGGCATGGGTCACCGTCCGCGCTCATCCTCGGGTCAGACAAGGGATTGGTCCGTTCCACGATTCCTATTCGTAGGCGTGGACTGGGGACGCAAGAACGGCGACGCCGTTCTCGCGGCCTTTAGCGCGGTCCGTCAGCAGTTCCCTGCGGCGACGTTGGATCTGGTGGGCGGGCACCCTCCCATTGACCTGCCGGGCGTAACCGGTCATGGCTTGCTGCCGAGGGAGGATCCCACCGCCCAGCGGCTCCTCGACTCGCTCTTCGCTCGCAGCACGGTCTTCGTGCTGCCGAGTC includes:
- a CDS encoding glycosyltransferase family 2 protein, which translates into the protein MSGARRSRPRPLRGDSPKPTVSIVVPCYNYGRFLPSCVESCVGQTDVDVDVIVVDDASTDGSDSVAAALAAHDDRVQVVQHERNLGHIATYNDGLERVTGDYLVLLSADDLLVPGALSRAVSLMETWPTVGLVYGHPLLFEDRLPVPRTVARSWTIWPGAEWIAKQSRRATSIIYSPEAVVRADVQREVGGYRSDLPHTGDMEMWLRVAAVADIGRVNGADQAFRREHPASMMATTFAGELVDLEERRRAFDEFFNGPGHDIPGGGQARAVAYQALARQALELACVLNGKGASHNVAELVAFARDVFPGLERLRVWRELEWRRRVASDGEAFAALRRGVYDVKRDVEGRVRWRRWYWSGV
- a CDS encoding glycosyltransferase family 4 protein: MARESERIGLLYPDRDPISAANWSGTPRGLYSGLTAHGFEVVPIGCDVGLPVRPVAALLSRSGGRRGVEAHRAPAYVLARSRALAREFSKAQPLRALLAMDTDSYDLRRVLGRSLVPTATYDDGTFALFSRHADSEVRRFGFRLSEVHAWAARQSVACRRADVCCVSTTWAAQSVIDDYGLPPSRVRVVGMGHRPRSSSGQTRDWSVPRFLFVGVDWGRKNGDAVLAAFSAVRQQFPAATLDLVGGHPPIDLPGVTGHGLLPREDPTAQRLLDSLFARSTVFVLPSRFDPSPIAYLEAASAGLPVIATTEGGAGELLGAAALTVHPDDRPGLEQAMLRLSDPEVARSLGAEASRLAVESSWEVVAGRILDSLGLVAEPA